ACAACGGCGCCGGCGCGCCCACGACGGCCCGCGAGAACTGGCAACGGGCCATGCACATCCTCACCGACCTGAACCACCCGGCGGCGACGGACGTCCAGGCCCGTCTCCAGGGAGCCGTCGAAACCACCCCGTCGACCACCACCCGCTGAGCCCGCGGTCAACCGAGCCAGCGGCCGTCGCGCATGAGGTCGCGGCCTCGAAGTTCGTTCGCCTCCCGCCAGGCCTGGATCCGCCGGGGCACGATCCGGAAGTACTGGTACCGGTCGTCCTCCTTGCGCGGGTCGAACCCGGTGCGCTCGGCGAACGCGTCACCCACGCCGACGTCCAAGTCCTCCACGGGCTCGGCCGCGCCCTCGACCACCACGACGTCCCGCGTGGGTCCCAGGCTCAGGCGGACCCGGCCGTCCGCGCGCAGGTTCCGCGCGGTGACCGAGGCGTAGGGGGTCGAGATCAGGAAGGCGGTGCCGTCCCACAGGAACGACAGCGGGATCAGGTGGACGCCGTCCCGGGGGTGGGAGGTCGCGACCCACAGGTCGACGTCGCCGTCCAGGCGGGCGCGGGTGTCGCGCAGGCGTTCTTGCAGGGCACGCGGCGGCGCGGCGGTCATGCTTCCTCCCTCTGCTCAGGACCGGGTCGCCGGCACGGCTTCCGACCAGGCGAACCCGTCGGGGTCGGTGAACGAGCCCCCGTCGCCGTTGATCGTAATGCGGTGGGAGCCGGTGCCCTCCGGGGCGACGCCGACGTCCTTGGCCAGGGCGCGCCGGCGGTACAGGGCGAGCTTGATCCGCGTCCCGGTGGTGAACTCCGCGTACATGCGGCCGAAGCTCTTGCCGACCGTGAAGCCCTGTCCGGTGTAGAACTTCTTGGTCGCCACGAAGTCCGTGACGCCCAGCAGGAGCACGACCTCGTCGATCTCGCGGGTGAACGGCCCGGTGTCCTTCTTGGCCGAGGTGGCGACCTTCCAGATCGTCCCGTCCGGGGCCTGCACGACACCGCCGTAGCCCCACATCGACTTGGCGGCGGGCTTGAGCACGGTGGCGCCGGCGGCGACGGCGGTCTCGACCAGGCTGTCCACGGTGGACGGTTGGGACACCGTCAGGCCCAGGATGAACCCGCGGAAGCCCTCGGAGGGTTCCTGCGCCGCCCGGAAGCGCAGGACGTCCAAGCCGAACGCGTCGGCGTAGAAGCGCTGGGCGGCCTCGGTGTCGGCCACGTCGAGGGTGAGGGAAGCGATGGTGTTCGTCATGGCCACAACGCTAGGTCGGACGCGGCGGCCGACGCTTCTCGATTCCTGATCGGTCAGTCGCGGAGTCGGCTCAGGGCTTGCGGGGTCAGGTGCCGCGCGAGGCGGTCCAGGAGGGCGGCCACCTCGGCGACCCGGTCGGCGTCGCCGAGGGCCTTGGCCAGCGCGGTGTCGATGGTGGTCGCCCGGACCTGCTCCACCCGGTCGGAGATGCGGGGCGCGGGCTGGATGAGGACCCGTCGACGGTCGGCCGGGTCGGGCTCGGTGACCACGGCGCCGGCCTCGCGCAGCCGGGCCACCGCCGTGGACACGGCGCTCTGCGGCAGGCCGGTGCGCGCGGCGATCTCCCCGACCGCGCTGCCCGGGTGCACCCGCACGTCGCTGACCACGATCAACACCGTCCGGACGCTGCCCGGCTGGTCGCCCAGCCCCTCGGTGGGCAGCGCCTCCTCCCCGATCTTCATCAGGGTCCGGCCCAGCAGGAACAGCTCGACTCCGTCCACGTGACCCAGACTACATCAAGCCAGATACATCAGCCTTGATACATCAGAGTTGATGCATTACGGTCGATCACGTCCGAGACGAAAGGGAAAACCCCGTGAGCACCTCCGGCCAGTTGACCGTCCCCGGCGCGACCCTCCACTACCAGGTCCGCGGCACCGGCCCCGTCCTGCTGATCGCCCAGAGCGGCGAAGGCGACGCCGACCGCAGCACCGACCTGGTCGACCACCTCGCCGACGTCCACACCGTGATCACCTACGACCGGCGCGGCCTGTCCCGCAGCACCCTCGACGACCCGGCCGTGACGCTCGCCCAGCACGCCGACGACGTCCACCGCCTGCTCGCCGCGCTCACCGACGAGCCCGCCGCCGTGCTCGGGTGCAGCCTCGGCGCGTCACTCGGCTTCCACCTGGCGCTGGACCACCCCGAGCAGGTCCGCGTGCTGCTCGCCCACGAGCCCGTCTCCCCGCGCCTGCTGCCGCCCGCCGAGCGCGCGCAGCACGAAGCCGAACTCCGGGAGATCCAGGAGGTGCACCGCCGCGACGGCCTCACGGCGACGTTCGGGATGATCGCCCGGGTGCTCGGCATCGACCCGACCAACCCCGACGCCGAACCCGACCGCACGCCGCAACCCCTGACCCCGCAACGCGTCCGCAACTTCGACTTCTTCGTCGAGCACGACTTCACCGCGATCCTCGACGACACCCTGGACGTCGCCGCCCTCGCCGCCTCCCCCACCCGCATCATCCCGATCGCGGGCGCCACCACCCCGCGCACGGTGTTCGACCACAAGTGCGCCGTGGCCCTGGCCAAGCTGCTCGGCACCGACCTGCACGAGTTCCCGGGCGGCCACAACGGCAACACCACCCACCCCCGCGCCTACGCCAACCGCCTGCGCCTGCTCCTCGGCCACTGAGCCGGTGTCACGGCCTCGTCGCCACGACCCGGTCAGTCCTCGGTCATGACCGGCTCGGTGAGTTTCGCCCCGTCCGCCCGGCCCACGTAGCAGGACGAAGTCCGGTCGGAGGTGCGGTCGCCGCTGGTGGTCGTGCGCAGCTTCCACGCTTCCTCCGTCGGGACGACCACCCAGAACCGCAAGGTGGTCTCCTTGTCCTTCGGGATCACCTTGTCCGACAGGAACACCTGCGTGCACTCGGCGGTGGCTTTTTGCGCCAGTGCCTCCACCCCCGGGTACGGGGCTTCTTTCTTGAAGTCGGTGCCGGAGTTGATGGTGTGCAGCACCTCCACGTCGTGCGGGGCGTAGCAGCCGATCCGGTTGTCGATCCGGCCCGCGCCCTTGGCGGGCACCCAGTTCAGGCAGTCGTTCCGGAACGCCAGCAGGGTGTAGACGCCGATGTCGCCGTCCGGTCCCACGGTCAGCACCGGCTGCATCGCCGGCGACGACGTGCGGACGGGCGACGACGGCGTGGTCGTGGCCGTCGTCAGGTCGGGGACGCCGAGGGTGAAGTACGGCTTGAAGACGGTGGCGTACAACAGGATCGCCGCGCCGATCACGAACAAAGGTGTCAAGGTCGCCGAGAGGATCAGGCCCGTGCGACGGCGGGGTGCGACCGGCACCGGCGGAGGCGTCTCGGTACCGAAAGACCCCACGGGCGCCGGCGGGTCCACGTGCGTGGTGGTGTCGGAGGTCTCGGCCAGGGCGCGTTCGATCAGCCGCCGGGCTTGCGGTGCGCGCAGGCGGCGATCCGGGTCCGGTTCGAGCAGGCCCACGACGAGGTCGAACAACGGCCCGGGGCTCAGCCTCGGCCGGGGGCGCTCGGTCATCACCGCGAGCAGGGTCGCCGAGGTCGTGTCCCGCTCGAACGGGTTGCGGCCCTCGGTGGCGTAGAACAGGGTCGCGCCCAACGCCCACAGGTCCCACGCGGGCGACGCGGGCGCGCCGGACAGCCGTTCCGGCGCCATGTACGCGGGCGAGCCGATCAGCGTGCCGGTGGCGGTCAGCTTCGGGTCCTCCACCGCCTGGGCGATGCCGAAGTCGGTCAGCTTCGCCGGGCCGCGCGCGGGCACCATCACGTTGCCCGGCTTGACGTCCCGGTGCACCACGCCGGCCTCGTGCGCCGCCTCCAGCGCCGACAGCAGCTGCCCGGCCAGGGTCGCCGCCGTGCGCGCGTCCAGCGGGCCGTCCCGGTCGACCAGGTCGTCCAGCGTCGGAGCCGTGATCAGCTCCATGACGATGTAGGTCTGGTCGTCCTCCTTGACCAGGTCGTAGACGGTGACCACGGACGGGTCGGCCAGGCGGCCCGCGATCCGCGCCTCGCGCAGCACCCGCTCCTGGTACACGGCCCGCTCGGCGGCCGGGACGCCGCCGAGGAGCACCAGCTCCTTCACGGCGACGTCCCGGCCCAGCACGGTGTCGTGCCCGAGCCACACGGCCCCCATGCCACCCCGGCCCAGCTCGCGGACCAGCCGGTAGCGCCCGTTGCCCACCTCACGCATGGTCGGGAATCCTGTCAGCCGCCCGGTGCCGACCGGTGAGGCGGTGGGCTCACTCCTCCGGTCGGCGCAACGGCCCGCTGCCGAGCCGGAACGGCTCCACCCCGACGACGTGCCGCGCGTGGGTCGGCTCGACCAGGACCTTGACCCGCTGCTCGCCGGGCACCGTCCACTCGTACCGCGGCACGCCGAGGTACTTGCGCGCCAACGCGTCGATGGACCGGACCGCCTCCTCGCCCAGCACGAACCCCACCACCCGGCCGCGGATCACGACCCGGTCGTAGGGGTTGTCCGGGTCGAACGACGACAGCGACACCCGCGGGTCGCGCCGCACGTTCTCCTCCTTCACCCGCCCCACCGCCGTGTTGAACACGATGTGGTCGCCTTCGACGTCCACCCACATCGGCGACACGTGCGGCGACCCGTCGGGGTTCACCGTGGCCAGGTGCCAGAAGTGCGCCGCCGCGACCCGTGCTCGAACCAACTCGTCCAACACCACGCCTCCCTCGCCCCAGACCGACCCCTGGACTCTCCCACTGCCGGAGACCCCATGCTGGTGCCCGTGGACGGGAACTTGCTGCCGATCGGGCAGTTCGCGCGGCTGGCGCGGTTGAGCGTCAAGCAGTTGCGGCACTACGCCGAGCTGGGACTGCTGGTCCCGGCGCACGTGGACACCGACACCGGGTACCGCTACTACCGGCGCGACCAGGCCCGCCAGGCGCTGTCGATCGCGTTGCTGCGCTCGCTGGACGTGCCGCTGCCGGTGATCGCCGCGGTGCTGGCGGGGTCGGCGGAGGCGCTGGACGGGGTGCGCGCGGCGCAGGAGGAGGAGTTGGCGCGGCGGCGGCGCACCCTGACGGCGTTGCGGCGCGTGCTGGCGGAGGGGTTGCCGGCCACGCCGGTGCGGGTGGTGACCGAGCCCGCCAGGACGGTGGTCGTGGCCCGCGAGCCGGCGGCGGGCGCGGAGGACGTGGCGCGGGCGACGTCGGCGGCGGTGGCGCGGGTCCTGCCGTCGAGCGGTGTGCCGCAGCTGATCGGGCTGTTCCCGGTGGAGCTGGGCGACGCGTTCGAGGTGCGGGTGGCGCTGGTGTCCGAGCAGGGCACCGAGGTGCTGCCCGGCGGCACGTTCGCCTGCGCCACCCACGTCGGCCCCTACGACCAGGTCCCGCTCACCGCGCACGCCCTGCTGGCGTGGTGCGTCGAGCGCGGCCACCCGCTGCGCGGCCCGATCCGCGAGGTCTACGTCTCCGACCCCGCCACCACCGAGCCCGACCACCTCGTGACCCACCTGATGATCCCCTTGGAGGACCGAGCATGACCCCGACGACCACCACCCACGGCCCGGTCACGTGCCTGAGCGTCACCGGACAGGGTGAGCCGGGCGGCACCGAGCACGTCACCGCGATGCAGGCGCTCTACACGGTGGCCGCCGCATTGGGTGTCCGTCCCGGCCCCCTGGAGGGCCAGTGGTGGGCGGAGGACGACCGGCCGGCGCTGGAGGTGCCGCGCTCGCTGTGGCGGTGGCACCTCCTGCTCCCGGTGTCCGCCGCGCCCGAGGACGTGGAACGCGCCCGTGAGCAGACCCGGGCCACGTGCCGTGCCGTGGACCGGGTGCGGCTGGCCACCATCGCCGAGGGCGAGTGCGTGGAACTGCTGCACGACGGCCCGTTCAGCGAGGAACACCTGTCGCTGAAGGTCATGGAGGAGTTCATCGCCGCCCAGGGCCTGGCGCACAACGGCCTGCACCACGAGATCTACCTGACCGCCCTGGACGACCCGGCCCCGCGAACCCTGCTGCGCCAACCGGTCCGCAAGGCCGGGTAGCCGTCAGCGCTCCACGACCGGGTCGGTGAGCACGTAGACCGCGCCGGTGAGGCCGTGGGAGACCGGCCTGGGACGGGTGGTCGGCGGCACCAGGCGCAGGACGCCGGTCACGCGCACGTCCCGGCCGGCGTCCGCGCCCCACGCGGCCAGGTGCTCGACGTAGACCGGCGGCTCGCCACCCTCGGGCACGAGCACCGCGCCGGCGTGGGCGTCGTGCGCGGTGCCGCGCAGCGTGACCCGCCGGCCGAGGTGGGCGTCGAGGTCGATCACGGCACCCTCGCGAAGGCCACGGAGTACACCTGGGCGTCGAAGTCCAGCAGCGGGCGGGAGTAGAACCGCTTCGTGCTCTGGTAGACGACCATGCCGGGCTCGGCGTGGTTGGCGTGCCACCAGTTCCCGTTGTCCTCGTCGTACCAGCCGTAGTCGAAGTTGACGTACCCCGGGCGGGCGACATAGCGGTACTTGCTCATGTCGACCTGCCCGGTGCCGGGGTCGGACCGGAACGCGGCGGCGGCCTCCTCGTCGGTCCAGGACGGGTCCTGCTTGCGCCAGAACCGCTTGGAGAAGACCGACGCGGTCAGCTCGGCCGGGTCGATCCAGGACGG
This DNA window, taken from Saccharothrix variisporea, encodes the following:
- a CDS encoding pyridoxamine 5'-phosphate oxidase family protein, whose product is MTAAPPRALQERLRDTRARLDGDVDLWVATSHPRDGVHLIPLSFLWDGTAFLISTPYASVTARNLRADGRVRLSLGPTRDVVVVEGAAEPVEDLDVGVGDAFAERTGFDPRKEDDRYQYFRIVPRRIQAWREANELRGRDLMRDGRWLG
- a CDS encoding glyoxalase, with product MTNTIASLTLDVADTEAAQRFYADAFGLDVLRFRAAQEPSEGFRGFILGLTVSQPSTVDSLVETAVAAGATVLKPAAKSMWGYGGVVQAPDGTIWKVATSAKKDTGPFTREIDEVVLLLGVTDFVATKKFYTGQGFTVGKSFGRMYAEFTTGTRIKLALYRRRALAKDVGVAPEGTGSHRITINGDGGSFTDPDGFAWSEAVPATRS
- a CDS encoding MarR family winged helix-turn-helix transcriptional regulator, whose product is MDGVELFLLGRTLMKIGEEALPTEGLGDQPGSVRTVLIVVSDVRVHPGSAVGEIAARTGLPQSAVSTAVARLREAGAVVTEPDPADRRRVLIQPAPRISDRVEQVRATTIDTALAKALGDADRVAEVAALLDRLARHLTPQALSRLRD
- a CDS encoding alpha/beta fold hydrolase; the protein is MSTSGQLTVPGATLHYQVRGTGPVLLIAQSGEGDADRSTDLVDHLADVHTVITYDRRGLSRSTLDDPAVTLAQHADDVHRLLAALTDEPAAVLGCSLGASLGFHLALDHPEQVRVLLAHEPVSPRLLPPAERAQHEAELREIQEVHRRDGLTATFGMIARVLGIDPTNPDAEPDRTPQPLTPQRVRNFDFFVEHDFTAILDDTLDVAALAASPTRIIPIAGATTPRTVFDHKCAVALAKLLGTDLHEFPGGHNGNTTHPRAYANRLRLLLGH
- a CDS encoding serine/threonine-protein kinase gives rise to the protein MREVGNGRYRLVRELGRGGMGAVWLGHDTVLGRDVAVKELVLLGGVPAAERAVYQERVLREARIAGRLADPSVVTVYDLVKEDDQTYIVMELITAPTLDDLVDRDGPLDARTAATLAGQLLSALEAAHEAGVVHRDVKPGNVMVPARGPAKLTDFGIAQAVEDPKLTATGTLIGSPAYMAPERLSGAPASPAWDLWALGATLFYATEGRNPFERDTTSATLLAVMTERPRPRLSPGPLFDLVVGLLEPDPDRRLRAPQARRLIERALAETSDTTTHVDPPAPVGSFGTETPPPVPVAPRRRTGLILSATLTPLFVIGAAILLYATVFKPYFTLGVPDLTTATTTPSSPVRTSSPAMQPVLTVGPDGDIGVYTLLAFRNDCLNWVPAKGAGRIDNRIGCYAPHDVEVLHTINSGTDFKKEAPYPGVEALAQKATAECTQVFLSDKVIPKDKETTLRFWVVVPTEEAWKLRTTTSGDRTSDRTSSCYVGRADGAKLTEPVMTED
- a CDS encoding PPOX class F420-dependent oxidoreductase, with product MDELVRARVAAAHFWHLATVNPDGSPHVSPMWVDVEGDHIVFNTAVGRVKEENVRRDPRVSLSSFDPDNPYDRVVIRGRVVGFVLGEEAVRSIDALARKYLGVPRYEWTVPGEQRVKVLVEPTHARHVVGVEPFRLGSGPLRRPEE
- a CDS encoding MerR family transcriptional regulator, encoding MDGNLLPIGQFARLARLSVKQLRHYAELGLLVPAHVDTDTGYRYYRRDQARQALSIALLRSLDVPLPVIAAVLAGSAEALDGVRAAQEEELARRRRTLTALRRVLAEGLPATPVRVVTEPARTVVVAREPAAGAEDVARATSAAVARVLPSSGVPQLIGLFPVELGDAFEVRVALVSEQGTEVLPGGTFACATHVGPYDQVPLTAHALLAWCVERGHPLRGPIREVYVSDPATTEPDHLVTHLMIPLEDRA
- a CDS encoding GyrI-like domain-containing protein, which produces MTPTTTTHGPVTCLSVTGQGEPGGTEHVTAMQALYTVAAALGVRPGPLEGQWWAEDDRPALEVPRSLWRWHLLLPVSAAPEDVERAREQTRATCRAVDRVRLATIAEGECVELLHDGPFSEEHLSLKVMEEFIAAQGLAHNGLHHEIYLTALDDPAPRTLLRQPVRKAG